Proteins encoded in a region of the Raphanus sativus cultivar WK10039 chromosome 8, ASM80110v3, whole genome shotgun sequence genome:
- the LOC108821867 gene encoding probable disease resistance protein RPP1 isoform X1, whose amino-acid sequence MASSSSSSSSTALTLLAPPSSLPHNWKYHVFPSFHGPDVRKTILSHVVKELMSKGIDLFIDNDIERSKSIGPELVEAIRGSRIAIVLLSKNYASSTWCLNELVEIIKCRDELGQTVMSIFYEVDPTDIKKQTGDFGKVFEETCKGKTEEEIQRWKHALTEVAQIAGFHSNNWETEAEMIEAIATDVSNKLNLSAPSSDFEDLVGMESQMTKIRRLLQLGSDESVRKIGILGQSGIGKTTIARYIFNRCSQDFQTSVFIGNIRRNYAMPAYSDKHSVKLYLQEKLMSQVTNDKDIKAPHLGVVKDRLKDKKVLLVLDDVDQSVQVEAMANETCVGPGSLIIITTQDQRVLKASGIDHIHKMDLPGDDEALQIFCINAFGQKYPKDGFEELAWKVMDLVGRLPLGLEVMGSYFRGMSEQEWTKALPNLRAHLVRNGEIANILKFSYDALYDKDKDLFLHIACFFHFQVVDVVEGCLKESFLDVRQGLHVLSQKSLISTKHGRIEMPKLLIQLGREIVRQEYPSEPGKRQFLNDAKDIEDVLGDDNAGNNSVIGIYFDDNQEITSSTSERAFERFSNLQFLEIVGKGINPQSMNYISRELRVLKWWEFQMTCFPSSFNPKFLVRLDMNFSGLTKLWKGNKPLNSLKWMDLSYSKRLKELPDLSTATNLYYLDLSYCSSLLKLPSSIGNAINLQRLNLSGCSSLVKLPSSIGNAINLEELDLSLCWSLVDLPASMRNLGRLSELKLEGCSKLEVNLANINLESLVVLDLSGCSSLKSDLESSTDIQELDSWRGRIGRIVLRGMKKPVSLLPLVVGEHVLDWLLLKSDHQESSTDIQELVDPWIGRISRLRRLILSRMRNLVSLPQLPGSLLELDAEDCESLERLNCSFRYPHIRLNFLNCYKLNQEARDLIIQTPTNEYAVCPAEEVPHCFTHRSSGSSLTVKLDQTPVGKSAKFKACILSASDDKNNIRLLEGILGTEGEVDETGDITSKRYWGSVCCSITSGENASIACNKRVGQVFSGHLFTFEVEVETEEVTSTELLFDFALVNSDSKTWKIKECGIFQLMEVLC is encoded by the exons atggcttcttcttcttcttcttcttcttctactgcTTTAACTCTTTTGGctcctccttcttctttgcCTCACAATTGGAAATACCATGTTTTCCCAAGCTTCCATGGACCAGATGTCCGCAAAACCATTCTCAGCCACGTTGTCAAGGAGCTCATGAGCAAAGGAATCGACCTATTCATTGACAATGATATAGAGAGAAGTAAGTCCATCGGTCCTGAGCTCGTAGAAGCTATTAGAGGATCGAGGATTGCTATTGTCTTGCTCTCCAAGAACTACGCCTCTTCCACATGGTGCTTGAACGAGCTGGTGGAGATCATCAAGTGCAGAGACGAACTGGGGCAAACAGTGATGTCAATTTTCTATGAAGTGGATCCAACTGATATAAAAAAGCAAACTGGTGATTTTGGGAAGGTCTTCGAAGAAACTTGTAAAGGAAAAACAGAGGAGGAGATCCAAAGGTGGAAACATGCGTTGACAGAAGTGGCCCAAATCGCAGGTTTCCATTCAAATAATTG GGAAACTGAAGCAGAGATGATTGAAGCTATTGCGACTGATGTTTCGAACAAGCTGAACCTTTCAGCACCTTCCAGTGATTTCGAAGACTTAGTTGGGATGGAATCTCAGATGACAAAAATTAGACGATTGTTACAGCTAGGTTCGGATGAATCGGTGAGGAAAATAGGGATCTTGGGTCAGTCTGGGATTGGTAAGACCACCATCGCTAGATATATATTCAACCGATGCTCCCAAGATTTCCAAACAAGTGTCTTTATAGGTAATATCAGAAGAAACTATGCCATGCCAGCTTATTCAGACAAGCACAGTGTGAAGTTGTATTTACAAGAGAAGCTTATGTCTCAAGTAACCAATGATAAGGATATCAAGGCTCCACATTTGGGAGTCGTCAAAGATAGGTTGAAAGACAAGAAAGTTCTTCTTGTCCTTGATGATGTTGATCAGTCAGTACAAGTGGAAGCCATGGCAAACGAAACTTGTGTTGGTCCTGGGAGTTTGATTATTATCACCACACAAGATCAAAGGGTCTTAAAAGCAAGTGGGATCGACCATATACACAAGATGGATTTACCAGGAGATGATGAAGCTCTTCAAATCTTCTGCATCAATGCTTTTGGTCAGAAATACCCAAAGGATGGATTCGAGGAGCTTGCTTGGAAAGTTATGGATCTTGTAGGTAGACTTCCATTGGGGTTAGAGGTTATGGGATCCTATTTTCGGGGAATGTCTGAGCAAGAATGGACAAAGGCACTACCAAACTTAAGGGCTCACCTTGTTCGTAATGGAGAAATTGCGAACATATTAAAGTTTAGTTATGATGCCTTATATGATAAAGATAAAGATTTATTTCTTCATATAGCttgctttttccattttcaagTAGTTGATGTAGTGGAAGGCTGTCTAAAAGAATCTTTTTTGGATGTGAGACAAGGGCTTCACGTCTTATCTCAAAAATCTCTCATTTCTACTAAACACGGAAGGATAGAAATGCCTAAGTTGCTAATCCAGCTGGGAAGAGAAATTGTGCGACAAGAATATCCAAGTGAACCTGGAAAACGACAGTTTTTGAATGATGCAAAGGATATTGAAGACGTACTTGGTGATGATAACGCT GGTAATAACAGTGTCATAGGAATATATTTCGATGACAATCAGGAAATAACATCATCGACAAGTGAAAGAGCCTTTGAAAGGTTTTCTAATCTTCAATTTTTAGAGATCGTTGGCAAAGGCATTAATCCGCAAAGTATGAACTACATTTCCCGAGAACTTAGAGTACTAAAATGGTGGGAGTTCCAGATGACATGTTTTCCTTCAAGTTTTAACCCAAAATTCCTAGTCAGACTAGACATGAATTTTAGCGGTCTTACGAAATTGTGGAAAGGAAATAAA CCACTTAACAGTCTCAAGTGGATGGATTTGAGTTATTCAAAAAGATTGAAAGAGCTTCCTGATCTCTCAACTGCCACTAATCTATATTACTTGGATCTCAGCTATTGCTCGAGTCTGTTGAAACTCCCTTCCTCTATTGGGAATGCAATCAATCTCCAGAGATTGAATCTCAGTGGTTGTTCAAGCCTGGTGAAACTCCCTTCCTCCATTGGGAATGCAATTAATCTTGAAGAACTGGATCTCAGTCTTTGTTGGAGTCTGGTCGATCTCCCTGCCTCTATGAGAAATCTTGGTAGATTGTCGGAATTGAAATTAGAGGGATGCTCAAAGTTAGAGGTTAATCTGGCCAACATCAACTTGGAATCTCTAGTAGTTCTCGATCTCTCAGGTTGCTCTTCATTGAAAAGTGATCTTGAGAGTTCCACAGACATTCAAGAGCTTGATTCATGGAGAGGGAGAATAGGTCGAATAGTACTAAGGGGAATGAAGAAGCCGGTATCACTCCTACCGCTTGTGGTAGGAGAACATGTATTAGATTGGCTTTTGTTGAAAAGTGATCATCAAGAGAGTTCCACAGACATTCAAGAGCTAGTAGATCCATGGATCGGGAGAATATCTCGTCTACGTCGACTTATACTAAGCAGAATGAGGAATCTGGTGTCACTCCCACAGCTACCGGGTTCATTATTGGAACTAGATGCAGAAGATTGTGAGTCACTGGAGAGACTAAATTGCTCCTTTCGCTATCCACATATTCGTCTCAACTTCCTTAACTGCTACAAACTAAATCAAGAAGCCAGAGATCTCATCATCCAAACTCCAACAAATGAATATGCGGTCTGTCCCGCTGAAGAAGTGCCTCACTGCTTCACTCACCGATCTTCTGGCAGTTCTTTAACCGTGAAGTTGGATCAAACGCCAGTTGGAAAATCAGCCAAATTTAAGGCTTGCATCTTATCTGCTTCTGATGACAAAAATAACATTCGACTTTTGGAGGGGATTTTGGGCACTGAGGGTGAGGTTGATGAAACAGGGGATATCACTTCCAAACGATATTGGGGATCTGTCTGTTGTAGCATCACGTCCGGAGAGAATGCTTCCATTGCTTGTAATAAAAGAGTAGGTCAAGTTTTTTCGGGGCATCTGTTCACATTCGAAGTTGAGGTTGAAACAGAGGAGGTCACTTCCACCGAGCTTCTTTTTGATTTCGCGCTCGTCAATTCGGATTCCAAAACATGGAAGATAAAAGAATGCGGGATATTCCAACTCATGGAGGTCCTTTGTTGA
- the LOC108820745 gene encoding LOW QUALITY PROTEIN: homeobox-leucine zipper protein ATHB-16 (The sequence of the model RefSeq protein was modified relative to this genomic sequence to represent the inferred CDS: deleted 1 base in 1 codon) — translation MKRLSRSDSMCGLISNSTDEQSRRGYGHNFQPMLDGYEEDSTMVEEYSGNHHHMGQSEKKRRLRVDQVKALEKNFELENKLEPERKTKLAQELGLQPRQVAVWFQNRRARWKTKQLEKDYGLLKSQYDSLRHSFDSLLRDNESLVLKISELKAKINDGEEDDNNKVTAESDISAVKEENVPPSPPEFIEHSTGFNYRRSFTDLRDLLPNSTAVVDGGFSDSCDSSAVFNDETSSDNGRLTPPPPQPPTVTGGSFLRFVKTERMEDHDDFLSGEEACGFFSDEQPPSLHWNSASDHWT, via the exons ATGAAGAGACTTAGCAGATCAGATTCAATGTGTGGTCTAATCTCCAATTCCACAG ATGAGCAGAGTCGACGAGGGTACGGGCATAATTTCCAGCCTATGCTTGATGGTTACGAAGAAGACAGTACAATGGTCGAGGAATATTCCGGCAACCACCACCACATGGGTCAAtcggagaagaagaggaggttACGTGTTGACCAAGTCAAAGCTCTGGAGAAGAACTTCGAGCTTGAGAACAAGCTCGAACCCGAGAGGAAAACGAAACTAGCACAAGAGCTCGGGCTTCAACCTCGTCAAGTAGCGGTCTGGTTTCAGAACCGCCGTGCACGGTGGAAGACAAAACAGCTCGAAAAAGATTACGGCCTTCTTAAGAGCCAGTACGACTCTCTCCGACACAGCTTTGACTCGCTCCTCCGCGATAACGAGTCCCTCGTTTTAAAGATTAGTGAGCTCAAAGCCAAGATCAACGACGGAGAAGAAGATGACAACAACAAGGTTACGGCGGAGAGTGATATCTCCGCCGTGAAAGAAGAGAATGTTCCTCCGTCTCCTCCTGAGTTTATAGAACATTCCACCGGCTTTAATTACCGGCGAAGCTTCACCGATCTCCGTGACCTTCTACCGAACTCCACCGCCGTCGTCGACGGTGGATTTTCCGACAGCTGCGATTCGAGCGCCGTTTTTAACGACGAAACCAGCTCCGATAATGGAAGGTTGACGCCGCCACCGCCGCAGCCGCCGACGGTTACGGGCGGGAGTTTCTTACGGTTCGTGAAAACAGAGCGGATGGAGGATCATGACGATTTTCTGAGCGGTGAAGAAGCGTGTGGTTTCTTCTCCGATGAACAACCACCGTCTCTTCATTGG AACTCCGCCTCTGATCACTGGACATGA
- the LOC108821867 gene encoding probable disease resistance protein RPP1 isoform X2 — protein sequence MASSSSSSSSTALTLLAPPSSLPHNWKYHVFPSFHGPDVRKTILSHVVKELMSKGIDLFIDNDIERSKSIGPELVEAIRGSRIAIVLLSKNYASSTWCLNELVEIIKCRDELGQTVMSIFYEVDPTDIKKQTGDFGKVFEETCKGKTEEEIQRWKHALTEVAQIAGFHSNNWETEAEMIEAIATDVSNKLNLSAPSSDFEDLVGMESQMTKIRRLLQLGSDESVRKIGILGQSGIGNIRRNYAMPAYSDKHSVKLYLQEKLMSQVTNDKDIKAPHLGVVKDRLKDKKVLLVLDDVDQSVQVEAMANETCVGPGSLIIITTQDQRVLKASGIDHIHKMDLPGDDEALQIFCINAFGQKYPKDGFEELAWKVMDLVGRLPLGLEVMGSYFRGMSEQEWTKALPNLRAHLVRNGEIANILKFSYDALYDKDKDLFLHIACFFHFQVVDVVEGCLKESFLDVRQGLHVLSQKSLISTKHGRIEMPKLLIQLGREIVRQEYPSEPGKRQFLNDAKDIEDVLGDDNAGNNSVIGIYFDDNQEITSSTSERAFERFSNLQFLEIVGKGINPQSMNYISRELRVLKWWEFQMTCFPSSFNPKFLVRLDMNFSGLTKLWKGNKPLNSLKWMDLSYSKRLKELPDLSTATNLYYLDLSYCSSLLKLPSSIGNAINLQRLNLSGCSSLVKLPSSIGNAINLEELDLSLCWSLVDLPASMRNLGRLSELKLEGCSKLEVNLANINLESLVVLDLSGCSSLKSDLESSTDIQELDSWRGRIGRIVLRGMKKPVSLLPLVVGEHVLDWLLLKSDHQESSTDIQELVDPWIGRISRLRRLILSRMRNLVSLPQLPGSLLELDAEDCESLERLNCSFRYPHIRLNFLNCYKLNQEARDLIIQTPTNEYAVCPAEEVPHCFTHRSSGSSLTVKLDQTPVGKSAKFKACILSASDDKNNIRLLEGILGTEGEVDETGDITSKRYWGSVCCSITSGENASIACNKRVGQVFSGHLFTFEVEVETEEVTSTELLFDFALVNSDSKTWKIKECGIFQLMEVLC from the exons atggcttcttcttcttcttcttcttcttctactgcTTTAACTCTTTTGGctcctccttcttctttgcCTCACAATTGGAAATACCATGTTTTCCCAAGCTTCCATGGACCAGATGTCCGCAAAACCATTCTCAGCCACGTTGTCAAGGAGCTCATGAGCAAAGGAATCGACCTATTCATTGACAATGATATAGAGAGAAGTAAGTCCATCGGTCCTGAGCTCGTAGAAGCTATTAGAGGATCGAGGATTGCTATTGTCTTGCTCTCCAAGAACTACGCCTCTTCCACATGGTGCTTGAACGAGCTGGTGGAGATCATCAAGTGCAGAGACGAACTGGGGCAAACAGTGATGTCAATTTTCTATGAAGTGGATCCAACTGATATAAAAAAGCAAACTGGTGATTTTGGGAAGGTCTTCGAAGAAACTTGTAAAGGAAAAACAGAGGAGGAGATCCAAAGGTGGAAACATGCGTTGACAGAAGTGGCCCAAATCGCAGGTTTCCATTCAAATAATTG GGAAACTGAAGCAGAGATGATTGAAGCTATTGCGACTGATGTTTCGAACAAGCTGAACCTTTCAGCACCTTCCAGTGATTTCGAAGACTTAGTTGGGATGGAATCTCAGATGACAAAAATTAGACGATTGTTACAGCTAGGTTCGGATGAATCGGTGAGGAAAATAGGGATCTTGGGTCAGTCTGGGATTG GTAATATCAGAAGAAACTATGCCATGCCAGCTTATTCAGACAAGCACAGTGTGAAGTTGTATTTACAAGAGAAGCTTATGTCTCAAGTAACCAATGATAAGGATATCAAGGCTCCACATTTGGGAGTCGTCAAAGATAGGTTGAAAGACAAGAAAGTTCTTCTTGTCCTTGATGATGTTGATCAGTCAGTACAAGTGGAAGCCATGGCAAACGAAACTTGTGTTGGTCCTGGGAGTTTGATTATTATCACCACACAAGATCAAAGGGTCTTAAAAGCAAGTGGGATCGACCATATACACAAGATGGATTTACCAGGAGATGATGAAGCTCTTCAAATCTTCTGCATCAATGCTTTTGGTCAGAAATACCCAAAGGATGGATTCGAGGAGCTTGCTTGGAAAGTTATGGATCTTGTAGGTAGACTTCCATTGGGGTTAGAGGTTATGGGATCCTATTTTCGGGGAATGTCTGAGCAAGAATGGACAAAGGCACTACCAAACTTAAGGGCTCACCTTGTTCGTAATGGAGAAATTGCGAACATATTAAAGTTTAGTTATGATGCCTTATATGATAAAGATAAAGATTTATTTCTTCATATAGCttgctttttccattttcaagTAGTTGATGTAGTGGAAGGCTGTCTAAAAGAATCTTTTTTGGATGTGAGACAAGGGCTTCACGTCTTATCTCAAAAATCTCTCATTTCTACTAAACACGGAAGGATAGAAATGCCTAAGTTGCTAATCCAGCTGGGAAGAGAAATTGTGCGACAAGAATATCCAAGTGAACCTGGAAAACGACAGTTTTTGAATGATGCAAAGGATATTGAAGACGTACTTGGTGATGATAACGCT GGTAATAACAGTGTCATAGGAATATATTTCGATGACAATCAGGAAATAACATCATCGACAAGTGAAAGAGCCTTTGAAAGGTTTTCTAATCTTCAATTTTTAGAGATCGTTGGCAAAGGCATTAATCCGCAAAGTATGAACTACATTTCCCGAGAACTTAGAGTACTAAAATGGTGGGAGTTCCAGATGACATGTTTTCCTTCAAGTTTTAACCCAAAATTCCTAGTCAGACTAGACATGAATTTTAGCGGTCTTACGAAATTGTGGAAAGGAAATAAA CCACTTAACAGTCTCAAGTGGATGGATTTGAGTTATTCAAAAAGATTGAAAGAGCTTCCTGATCTCTCAACTGCCACTAATCTATATTACTTGGATCTCAGCTATTGCTCGAGTCTGTTGAAACTCCCTTCCTCTATTGGGAATGCAATCAATCTCCAGAGATTGAATCTCAGTGGTTGTTCAAGCCTGGTGAAACTCCCTTCCTCCATTGGGAATGCAATTAATCTTGAAGAACTGGATCTCAGTCTTTGTTGGAGTCTGGTCGATCTCCCTGCCTCTATGAGAAATCTTGGTAGATTGTCGGAATTGAAATTAGAGGGATGCTCAAAGTTAGAGGTTAATCTGGCCAACATCAACTTGGAATCTCTAGTAGTTCTCGATCTCTCAGGTTGCTCTTCATTGAAAAGTGATCTTGAGAGTTCCACAGACATTCAAGAGCTTGATTCATGGAGAGGGAGAATAGGTCGAATAGTACTAAGGGGAATGAAGAAGCCGGTATCACTCCTACCGCTTGTGGTAGGAGAACATGTATTAGATTGGCTTTTGTTGAAAAGTGATCATCAAGAGAGTTCCACAGACATTCAAGAGCTAGTAGATCCATGGATCGGGAGAATATCTCGTCTACGTCGACTTATACTAAGCAGAATGAGGAATCTGGTGTCACTCCCACAGCTACCGGGTTCATTATTGGAACTAGATGCAGAAGATTGTGAGTCACTGGAGAGACTAAATTGCTCCTTTCGCTATCCACATATTCGTCTCAACTTCCTTAACTGCTACAAACTAAATCAAGAAGCCAGAGATCTCATCATCCAAACTCCAACAAATGAATATGCGGTCTGTCCCGCTGAAGAAGTGCCTCACTGCTTCACTCACCGATCTTCTGGCAGTTCTTTAACCGTGAAGTTGGATCAAACGCCAGTTGGAAAATCAGCCAAATTTAAGGCTTGCATCTTATCTGCTTCTGATGACAAAAATAACATTCGACTTTTGGAGGGGATTTTGGGCACTGAGGGTGAGGTTGATGAAACAGGGGATATCACTTCCAAACGATATTGGGGATCTGTCTGTTGTAGCATCACGTCCGGAGAGAATGCTTCCATTGCTTGTAATAAAAGAGTAGGTCAAGTTTTTTCGGGGCATCTGTTCACATTCGAAGTTGAGGTTGAAACAGAGGAGGTCACTTCCACCGAGCTTCTTTTTGATTTCGCGCTCGTCAATTCGGATTCCAAAACATGGAAGATAAAAGAATGCGGGATATTCCAACTCATGGAGGTCCTTTGTTGA